The genome window TTCAATCGAATATTTCTCGTTTTACTATGGCTTATAAGATATAGGAACACCTCTCAGACCAAGACCTTGTCGGTTTCAGCGCTGACGACTTCGAAGCTGTTCGTGTCGCTACATCAGCCTACGGCATTCATTTGTTCGGCAAGCTTCGCATTCCCGCTTTGCCTGACCCTTCGGGCCCATCTTATATTCACTTCCGTGTCTTCATTGGCGGTGGGGATGAGCCTCCCAAGCTCCATAGCATTCACACCGAGGAGCGCGAGGATTCAAGTGGTGGAAAGACCTACAGAGCAATTTTCACCAAgaatgatgagcttgagtGGTTTGATACTTGATTGAGATAAACAATGAGAGATGTATTTTATGTGGCATATTGTCTAACATGCCAGTGGGCGTATTTTCAGATGTGCCTTTTTGACTCCTGCACCAACATGCGTATTGTACCGCCAAAATATTAAAACATGggttcagcttcatcatgtcaTCACAGTTGATGAGCTCTCCTACATATCCTCCTCTCCGGCCAAGAGCTCGGCGTAATCGTCCACTGAGGCGAACATAGGAAGATCCTTGAGTTTTCTGCGCTTCGACTTCGTCTTCTCGCTTGCTGCCTCCTTGACCTCGAATCCCCCCTCATCCTCGCTGATCAAAGCACCgcccatctcctcatcggaCCCCTCGATATCCACACTcatgtcgtcgtcgtcatcctcgcCCAACTCGCCATCCAAGGACAATGCTTGCGAGTCATCGTCTGATGCCATTTCTGAGTCGTCGAGGTCGAAGCCCACGTCAGAGCCGTCGTCATCAGGGTCAACGCCAGGTTGTGTAGACACCAGCGCCTTCCAAACTTCATCCTCTTGCTCGTCATCAGATTCAACGTTTCCTGCAGCTTGAGCATTCTTCTTAGTCTCCTTGCCCTCCTTGTCAACCTGCTGGAAGTACTGgtggaagaagatatccTCCGCAGGAACATCCTCCgctttcttcttccagaATGCGGATGAGTTCACAGACGACACGGCACCTCCAGCTCCACGGCTGCCGAGCCAGATGTCGCCAGCGTCCTTGGTAGCCCGTAAAGGCTGCATGATGGACACACCCTTGGATGAATCGGTGGCCTTGGCGTTTCGGTAGACGAACTTGTCCAAGAAGCGAATGAGTGAATGGCTATCAAGGTCCGGCTTCAGTGACTTCTTATTGCGCTCCAATATCGACATCGCATAGACTGTAACCGACGGATGGTAGTGACACTGAAGAGGAATCTGAAAATAGTCAGCATGGTGACACTGAGTTGAGACAACAAACTGTAACTTACCATCTCCCATAAGCAACTACGATTGGCGTTGCTATACTCGGGATCTCTCTTTCGACCATCGTATCGTTGCTTTTCATTTGCGGGCTCATCGTCAAAAATGGACTCCTCAGGCTCTTCCAGTAGAGTCGAAAGATCGGGGAAACTCTCGCGTAGGTGTCCGACAAGATAGAGAAGTCCACACGTAAATGAGGGTTGATGAAGACCAGAAATCTGGAGCATACGCTTGGCAAAGGCCTTGACTCGGCGACTGTCAACATCGTTTTTGAGCGCGCGCAGGAGAAGGTTCAAGTAAAGTGCCTGCTTTGAGGAGTTCACCAGTCGAGGATCAAGTAGGGACTCGTACAAGGTCCTATAAAACCTGTCGTTTGCAAGacttcttgatgaagagatttGTTGGATCAAGAGAAGCGCCTGGATTCCAGTGTTGAAGTTGCCTGAGTGAGCAATCTTGAAGAGTGTGTCTAGGTGAGATTCCATGCTGTTACAGTGTCAGTGTTACGTGTGCGACAATATATGTTGAAAGAAACAGAATCACACATACATAGCATCGTTGCCAACCATGAATGGAGCTGCGCGGTTGACTCCAGTCAAGATGGCAGATACAAGCTTATCGGCAGCCTCAGTCTCAGGCTCAGAAGCTGAGGGCTTTGCTGGCTTACCGCCTCGCGGCCTTTGAGGTCGTCGTCCAGTATTCCGTTTAACGTCACCTTTGTTATCGTCATCTTTGCCCGGTTTCGAGTCCGTTGGCGCAGTGATTCCTAGACTTCCAGTCTTCAAAATGATAGTAAAAAGATCAAAGTAAATTCGCATCAGGGCCTCAGCTAATGAAGGCTCCTTGTTGCTAAGTATTGTCTGGTTCAGGGTGTTGATGGCATAATACTTTGATCGGTGGTCCTGAGTTGGGTGCAGAAGGATATCCTGTTCGATAGTTCGGACGATGATAGGTTTCATTCCAGGATGTGAATTCTGCAGCTGGAGAATGAGGTACGACGCTCGAGAAGAGATTTTGCGGTCTCGGTCACCCAACTTATTGACAAGCAATCTGAGGAGGTTGGATTCTTGCTCAggcttctccttgaggagGCCATAGACAAAATCGAGTGCTCGGGTACGTGAATACTCGATCTCGTCTGAGCACCAGGATTCGAGCAGTTGAATGAGTCGAAAGTAAGTCGCCTTAAGCCAATCCTCGTAAATCCAAGCAATCAGGTGGGAGGGTGTGATCTTCCCAGGCAACGCGTTGCCAGGGGCCCAAGGCTTTCCAGGATTTCGCTGCAAAGTTCCAACAAGTCCTGGCTGATCGTGGAAAGCTCGAAGGCGGCGGTCAGCAGGGAGCAATGTGCCGGGGCCAAGCAAATCAACGAGCGCGCCAATGGCACCAAGGGCCTGTCCTCGACTTTTCTTGGAGGCCAGGCTCATAAGAGCATCAAAGGCCCTGATGTTGTGAACCGGAGACTCTTGAACGGCAAGAGTGAGAGCAGAGACCTTATCGCTAAGTGTACCTGAAGTCATGATTGTTGACAAGAACTTGTGAGAAGACTGAGCAAAGACGCTGGTTCTGTATTTGGTTGCGTCCTCCTCCAGCAGTGCCTGAGCGTGCTGTTTCAGAGCATCCAGAGCGGCTCTAGGCGGAGTTGGCTCATCAGTAGTCGGTGCGGGGAGTTTGCGTAGCTCAGAATCATGCCAGTCTGCTCGAGGCTCGAAGGCCTGTCTTACTGTTAGCGGTCAGAAAATTCGCCCTAGAAATCGTTCAACCTACCATGTTGCCTTTCTTTTGGGTGGGTTCCTTGAGTGCCACGGCCTGTTCTTCTTCactatcatcgtcatcaaccCCCTCAGCTTCGTTATCTTCagcatcgtcgtcgtcgtcgtcgtcgtcgtcgtcctcttcctcgtcctcttgGTCGCTGGCTTCGCTCATCTCAACCTCTGTAAATCCAAGTTGTTTGGAAAAAGCGGCCAGATCATCCTTAAGACTCTTATCGACAGCTCTAGAATCCTTGGGGCCCTGAGTGTACTCTTCGTCGTCAGAGTCAATATCTTGAATAAGCGCCAGGTCGCTCTCGTCGCCACCAAGGGCCTTTATCTCTTCCAATAGAGTCTTTTCGTCGATCTTTCTGCTCTTCTCACCAGATGTACCCTCGGAATTTCGCTGTCTCTTTTGATGTTGATCGCTGTTAGCCTTGGTTGGAGGTTGCTTTCGTTtgccaagcttcttgtcgATTGTAGACGTCAGATTATCCAGTGCACTATTGTCGAAGTTTGGGCCCTTGGAAGAGCTGCGAGGCCCTTTGCCTTTCGGTTTCTTAGAAGGCTTCGCCATGTTGTCAAAGCCGGTTTGCTGATTGAAATCTCAGATGGAAACTCTTAAATGGAAATGGATCTCAGAGACCTccaacttttttttttttttggcaTCACATTTTTCCGAGTGTCCCACCTCCACCTTCCGGGCGTCTAGCGCGCCTACGGGCGCTAATGCAGGATGACTAACATGATAGCAATTAGACGGAAGGTCTTCCGACCATTGAATTACTATCAAAAGAGGGCCTGATCTCATAAAAGTTGTATGTGTTGGATTCTCTTGTCGTCTCAGTTTTTAAAACCATGATTGGCACAAGGATTGCCCGTATAGGCGGCTCTCTTATCCAACGGGGCCCCTGGGGTGTGCAGCTGCGCGCCTTGTCAGTCACAAGTCTAGCAAAAGCCGACTCGCAACGGTCTGCACTGTCGACAATATGGGTGCCAACCGGGGGTATCACTGCTAATGAAGATGAGTGTGAGTTTGTTTTGTTTCCATTGAACCTCTTATGAGCTCATTAAATTTTAGTCGGCCATGGAAAACTCGTTCGCGGTGGTTTCCTCCGCCAGGTAGGTAGCTTAACCTGAGTCGCCAAATGATGACTTGGGTGTTAACGCATCGGCAGGCTCATTCTGGAATTTTTCAGCTTCTTCCCCTAGGGCTTCGTGTTCAGGATAAGATAGAAAAGTTGATCGATAAACATATGCGCTCAGTTGGTCAGTACGATGCCAGCAACTTAGCACATGTCATTAAAACGTTATCCGTAGGTGCATCAAGATTATCCCTGTCAACTATTTCATCAGAAGAACTGTGGCGAAAGAGTGATCGTCTTGAATCTGTTGCGCCGGAGGTAAGAGTCTGAAGCTTTGATGAAGCGGTATGGGCTGACTCGTTCAGCTTTTTCGACTCAAAGATCGTAAAGAGACTCCGCTGATATTGTCGCCCACACATGAGGAGGAGATCACCATGCTTGTCGCCGGAATCGTCAATTCATACAAGGACCTTCCAATTCGACTCTACCAGATCAGTTCGCATTTCTATCTTCAACATTGACGCTAAACCTACTGACGTTTCCCAGCCCGAAAATACCGCGATGAGCGTCGCCCTC of Fusarium oxysporum Fo47 chromosome I, complete sequence contains these proteins:
- a CDS encoding RNA-binding ribosome biosynthesis protein MAK21, whose product is MAKPSKKPKGKGPRSSSKGPNFDNSALDNLTSTIDKKLGKRKQPPTKANSDQHQKRQRNSEGTSGEKSRKIDEKTLLEEIKALGGDESDLALIQDIDSDDEEYTQGPKDSRAVDKSLKDDLAAFSKQLGFTEVEMSEASDQEDEEEDDDDDDDDDDAEDNEAEGVDDDDSEEEQAVALKEPTQKKGNMAFEPRADWHDSELRKLPAPTTDEPTPPRAALDALKQHAQALLEEDATKYRTSVFAQSSHKFLSTIMTSGTLSDKVSALTLAVQESPVHNIRAFDALMSLASKKSRGQALGAIGALVDLLGPGTLLPADRRLRAFHDQPGLVGTLQRNPGKPWAPGNALPGKITPSHLIAWIYEDWLKATYFRLIQLLESWCSDEIEYSRTRALDFVYGLLKEKPEQESNLLRLLVNKLGDRDRKISSRASYLILQLQNSHPGMKPIIVRTIEQDILLHPTQDHRSKYYAINTLNQTILSNKEPSLAEALMRIYFDLFTIILKTGSLGITAPTDSKPGKDDDNKGDVKRNTGRRPQRPRGGKPAKPSASEPETEAADKLVSAILTGVNRAAPFMVGNDAIMESHLDTLFKIAHSGNFNTGIQALLLIQQISSSRSLANDRFYRTLYESLLDPRLVNSSKQALYLNLLLRALKNDVDSRRVKAFAKRMLQISGLHQPSFTCGLLYLVGHLRESFPDLSTLLEEPEESIFDDEPANEKQRYDGRKRDPEYSNANRSCLWEMIPLQCHYHPSVTVYAMSILERNKKSLKPDLDSHSLIRFLDKFVYRNAKATDSSKGVSIMQPLRATKDAGDIWLGSRGAGGAVSSVNSSAFWKKKAEDVPAEDIFFHQYFQQVDKEGKETKKNAQAAGNVESDDEQEDEVWKALVSTQPGVDPDDDGSDVGFDLDDSEMASDDDSQALSLDGELGEDDDDDMSVDIEGSDEEMGGALISEDEGGFEVKEAASEKTKSKRRKLKDLPMFASVDDYAELLAGEEDM